The Ferrimonas balearica DSM 9799 genome includes the window CTCCCGCAGCTTCCATCATGGACGCCGAGGTGGGTGAGTACCGCTTCGAAGTGACTTACAACCTGAACGGCAAGTCCATCAGTGCCGAAGTCACCGCCACCGTCAGCGATGCCGTAGCAACTCTGGTAAGCATCAACGCCTCAGCCAGTGTCGATGGCGATACCATCACTCTGTCTGCAGAGCCGATGATTGATGGCACCCTTGGCCTGGATACCCTGGCTGAAAGCTGGACTCAGGTGTCCGGTCCGGAAGTCACTCCGGCCGCCACCATCAGCGGAGCCCCGGTTGGTGACTACGTATTCGCGGTGACCTACACCCTCAACGAGGAGAGCATGAGTGCTGAAGTATCGGTCTCCGTAGATCCTGCGCCGGCACCGGTTCCGCTTCCGACTCCTGAGCCGGAAGAGGAAGAGAGCTCCAGCAGCGGCTCACTGGGCACCCTGGCCCTGATGATGCTGGCTCTGCTGGGCTGGCGCCGCCGCACCGCCTAACGACTCTCAGCCAGTCCAAGCCGCCCTTCGGGGCGGCTTTTTTGTGCCGGTCAGAAGCGGCCGATGCTCATCTCGATGACGTAGCAACTGGACTTGGCCGACAGGGCGTCAACGATGTATGCCGCCGCCTCTTCCGGGGCCATAAAACCGCTGCTGTCCACGTGGTCAGAGCCGGCCCAGAAAGCGCTGCGGATGCCACTGGGATAGAGGTTGACCAGGCGAAGGGGCTGCCCTTTCAGCTCCGCCCTCATCGACTCCAGAAACCCGCGCATCCCCCACTTCGTGGCGCAATACACCGCTTCATGAGCCTTGCCCGTCTGGGCTGCCGACGACAACACATTGGCCAGCACCGCTTCCCGATCCCCCCAGCGACGCACCACTTCCTGCGCCACCCAAATGGTGCTGTACAGATTGCTGTTCAGCATCGCTTCTACCGCTTCGCGACTGAGGCCGGACAGGGCACCAAACTGCCCCACCCCGGCACAATGCACCACCCACTGTGGCGCCCCGCCCCACGCTTCGGCGTAATCAAACGCCTGATGCACGGCCTGAGGGTCCGACAGCTCAACGCTGATCGGCAACACCCGATCCCCCAGGGACTCCGCCAGCGCAGCCAACTTTTCGGGGGTGCGTCCCATCATGGCGACCCGGTGGCCGTCCGCCACCAGTTTCAGGGTTAAGGCGCGCCCCAGCCCTGAGCCCGCACCGGTTACGATCTGCATGGACATCCTGCTCTCCTCTCTCCTGCTCTGTTAACAAGGATAGAGTTCCGGCTCCTCCCGCACGACCACTTTTGCCTGCTGCTCAATCGCGGCCAGCAGTTGTTGTGCGGCTGGCGGCGCGGTGCGGCCTTTCAGCGAGAGGATGCCGTAGTGGGCCTGGATCGGCTCCATATCCACCACCCGCAACAGCGCAAGCTGCCCCGCCACCAACTCGCGGTGAACACTCAGCTGCGGGGTTAGCGCCAGCACCTGTCCGCCCTGGATCGCCGGTTTCACCGCCAGGAAGTGATCAAACCGGATAAACCGCCGACCCGCCACCATCGGGCCCTCCGTCAACATCGGGAAGTGTCGTTGCCAGAAGGGACGAGGCAGATTGCGAGGCAGGGCCAGGGGATACTGCAACAGGTCCGCCAGGGTGACCTCCTGCCGGGCCATCAACGGGTGCTTCGGGCTGCAGCAGAACACCACAGGCTGAGGCGGTAAGGGTTGCACGGCCAGTCCTTCCCGGTGAGCCAACCCCGTCGCCTCAATCTCCTCCACCAGGTAGTGCAGTTCGCCGGACTCGAGCAGCCGAAGCAAACGCTCCCACCCCTCCACTCTCAACTCCAGATTCAGAGTGGGGAAGCGCTCTGTCATCGAACCCAACACCGGGCCGATCAAGGTCTCTGCCGGTATCGGGCCCGCTCCGATGGTGAGCTCAACCCAATCCTTTTGGTGAATAAACTCCAGCTCCTGACTCATTTGCCGCACGTCGCGAACAATGCGCTCGCCGTGGCGCAGTACGGCTTCGCCATAGGGCGTCAGCACCACTCCGCTGCGACGACGGTCCAGCAGCTTGACCTCCAGCAACTCTTCCATGCGCTGAATGCTGCGGGTGAGTGTGGGCTGGCTGATTCTGAGCAGCTCCGCCGCGGCTCTGAAACTGCCCTTGCGACAAAGCATCTGAAAATGACGCAGATGACGGATCTCAATCATGTTGGTGCGCATCGTTACCCCTCTGTTCCGTTCACCTGAAGTCGGGCCCCCTTCCGCTGGTCACCACAAAATGAGGCATCGGGCCTTCTGAACGCTCGATGCACTTCCGATTGATGCGCCAAAAAGGAGAGTAAGAACAGTTAATTGATTCTTAAGTTGACAGCTTTCACTGGGTGGGGCGAAGCATCAGGGCCCTGAAACCAGGGCCCTGTTTTCTCGCAGACTGGCGATGGCTCAGTGACGTCGGCGTCCGGCCAGAAGACCAAGCAACAGCAGACTAAACCAGCCGAAGCTGCCGCTGTCCGACTTGGGTGCTTCGGGCTCCGGTTCCGGTGCCGGATCCACGCCATCAGACAGCACCGTCAGGGTGAAGCTGACGCTGTGCTGGTCATTGGGGTTAACCTGGTCACTGACGGTGACGGTGACTTCGGTTTCGCCATACCAATCCGGCGCCGGGACCAGGTCGAAGGTGTCGCCGGAGCGATGCCCATGCACCACGGCAGTGATGTGCTCCCCGGTGACGCTGATGGTGTTCGGAGACACACCGCCGTCGCTGTCGCTGTAGTGCACCGGGATCCCTTCTACCACGCCATTTTCTTCAACCTCCTGGTCGGAGATCGCCTTAACCAGAATGTTGGCGGCCACCGCGATGGTCGTCGACTCGGTCAGCAGGCCGACGCCCCCCACCTCGGCCTCAACATCAACGCGCTGCTCACTGCCGTAGGCCGCGTCGGTCACCTCAACCTGGAACGCCAACTGCACCTGACTGGTGGCGTCATTGACGATGTCATAGCAGACCACCAGACCGTCACTCAGAGCGGCTTTCAGATTGTCCTCCGCGAACGCCACGCCACTGTGGCCATAGAGAGGGTTGTAGCCAGCTCTCGGGCCCCAGTAACCGCGCAGACCAATCACGCCGTTGCCATCCTGACTGCCGAAGTCGAGGTTGTCGTAGGCCATGATCACCTCGAACTGACCCTCGTCGTGGCTGCTGTGTTCACGCATAAACATCTGGAAGTCGTAGCGGTCATCGCGGGGCGTCACCACCTCATTCCAGTCCATGTCCCAGGACTTGTCGTGGGTCTGTGCGCCCTTCCAGCTCAGCAGGGTGTAGTGGTCGTAGTAGGCGATGTAAACGCCGCTGGAGAGCGCGGGATCCCAGTGCGGGGCATACATCGACAGCGTCCACTCCTGCTCCCAGGTGAGGGGATCCAGCCGGGCGTTATGCCAGGGGGCCAGAACGAAATCGGGCGGAGTGCCGTAATCCTCCCCGGGCATCGGCATCTGCACCTGGTGCAGCCCGATGTCCCAGGGGTTGTACTGCAGGTAGTCCGCCTGAACCCAGCCGCGCGAACTCAACACCACCTTGTCGGTTCGGAAGTAGTCGCCGTTATCGAAAGGCTGGAAGTCATTGGCAAAGGTCGGGATCTCCACATCATGAACCCAACTGCCCCAGCCCCACTCATTCTCCTCGTAGAAAGTGCCCCAGCTTGGCGCAAAGCCAAATCGGGTCAGGTCCACGAACTTGCCATCCAGCGGCTCACCATCGGGATAGTCGATGGCCCACGGCGTCCGGCACTGCGGATTATCCAGGTTGGTGCTGACCTGGTAGTGCGCCTGCGTTGCGGAAGTGTCCGCCTGAACGTCCTGCCACTGGAGGCCGGTCTCGGTGGTGACCAAACCTTCGAGGTCCGGCAGGGAGCCGGGAATCAGCGCCAGCCCATCCGGCAGGGTGACCGCCAGATCCACCATCCGATCCTGGCCGGTCCGGTTGGCCTGAGTGAGCACCGACAGCTCAACGATCTCTCCGACCCGAGCCGCGCTCTGGGACGCGTCGGCGGTCAGCAGCGGCTCTCCTCCGTGCAGGTTCACCGGCATCATGATGACCGACCCCGGCTCAGCCCCCTCAACCTGCACCGCGACGGCGCTGTAGAGGGTCTGGCCCGGCTCCGGTGCCTGGTGCCACTCAATGGTGATGTCGGAGTGTTTGGGGTTGGCGGCGTTGCTGTCAAAGCGGGTGGTCAGTGTCTGGCCCGGCGTTTTGCCCAGCGTCACAATGCCAAACTCGTAAGTATCCACGTTCTCCCATGGGTACAGTATGTAGTTCGCCAGCAGCACCTTGTAGGTACCGGGTTCGGGGTGCTCAATGCTGCAGTACTCCCCCTTGGAGGTTTGCGGCAGCTGAGAAGCGCAGATGGCTTCGGACAGGTGCAGGCGACCATCGCCGTCGTAATCGCGCAGTACCCAGAGGTCGACATCGGCGTAATGGTTGAGCGGGTCATCGATACTGGAACTCAGGCGGCCGAACACCTCTGCCCGCAGCAGCGCCGTATCCTCGGCAACGGTGACATCAAACACCCGAACGTTATCCAGTTCGGTGTTCCAGAACCCCTCGCTGTCCACCATGGCAACGCCGGACTGCAAGCGCGGCAGCGCCACCTGATGCACCTCGGCGGGTACCGGCTCATACGCCTCAGCGGTCAGTGCACCGGCTGGCACGCCAAGGGACACATCCGGCACCACCTGCTGCCCCTGATCGGAGTGCGTCAGCACCTCAATGCTGTTTGGCAGCGCTTTGCCCGCATAACTGGCCAGATAGGGCCAATAAGCACCGGGGCTACGGCCATCAGTGCTGTTGAACTGAATCTCCCCGAAGGCGTGGTGATAGGCCCCGTCATACCAGGCCAGATCGATGTCGGAAAAGGCGACGGAGACCGTCAGGTCGACCGACTCTCCCGCTTTCAGGGTGAACTGGTTTGGCGTGATGGTGACCTTGGCGGTGGGGTCCAGCGCGTAATCCCAGAACAGCGGGTGCTCTTCCCCTGCCACCGACTCCACGGCCCAACTGCCATCCCGGGTCGCCCGAACGGTTCGGGTCCAGGAGCACACCCGGCCACAGTCGTTGTTGATCATCTGCGGCAGGTTCAGGTCACGAACACGGCCGCCGTTGTGGGGGTTGGCCCGGCGGAAGTTGTCCGCTGATTCATCCATCACCAGCCCGGCGTTAACCGCCCGCTCCACGTTTGCCAAACCATGGCCAGCGCGGAATATGCCCGCCACCTTGATGGGGTAGGGATAGATCGGATAGGGCGTCTTGATCGCCTGGCTGTCCGCCGTCATCTGCAGTGCCGATTGAACCTCAGCAGCAGTCCACTGCGGATTGGCCTGACGGATCAGGGTCATCATCCCGGCAACGTGTGGGCTCGCCATGGAGGTTCCGCTGATGGCATTGAACGCCCGGGTGTCACCATAGGGGTCAAAGGGGTTGGTTTCGGTCCAGGCCGCAAAGATGTCGACACCCGGTGCCGCGATACCCGGAGAGAACAGCTCCTCAACGGTACTGGAGGGCCCGCGGGAGGAGAAGGAAGCCAGCCAGTCTGCGTCCTCCGGATTCACCACCCGGTCTACCTGGGACGCACTGATGGTGCCGGTCAAGCCGGTACCGGATTGCAGCCAGGGCAGCAGGCCGGGGGTATTCCAGTCGCCATAGTACTGCTCAGCGGTCAGGTGGATACCGGGGATCACATAGGTGTCATCCGCCACCTCGTCCCCTTCGTCCCAGGTGTTGTAGAGGACAAACCCGCCCGCGCCGCCGTCACGAACATTCACCGCCTTCTCGATGCGGGCGATGTCGCCCCGCTCACAAACGACGATGTGGTTTTCCAGAAAAGTGCCGGGGGCAAAAGGGCTGTTACAACGGGCGTCGCCAAAATCGGCGGCCAGCACAAATTCGCCGGTAAAGGCGGGCGAAATCCCGGCGCCCTCAATGGTGCCGGGATTGAGGCTCTCATCCCCACCGCTCAATCCCTCGAGCGCTTTGCCACTGATGGCGATGCTGCGGGCATGTGTGGTGGCGGCCACGTTCAACACCCAGGGGGAGGTATGGTCAACGGTATAGATCGAGTCAGTGCCTCGCGATGCCCCTGCGTTACCGGCCGACAGCGCCACGGCAACCCCCGCCTCACGGGCAGAGAGGAACGCCATCTCAAAGGCGTCATCCCAGGGGAAGCTCTCACTGCCACCGATGGACATGTTGATCACGTCCACGCCATCCTTGATCGCCTGCTCAATGGCGAACAGCATCGCCTCCCCCGGACAGCCACCGACCGGGTGGCACACCTGATAGGAGATCAGGTTCGCGTGGGGCGCCACCCCTGAGATGCGCGGCATCGCCACCCCCATTGGGATGCCAGCACCGCCGCCAAACTCCGGCGCCACCACATCAACGTCATAGAGCACGTTACCAGCAACCGTACTCGCCACATGACTGCCATGCCCGTTGTAGTCCTCGCCGACCGGCTCGGCCCCCGATGCCGCACCGTACTCACCCGTAATTGAGTCGTGGGTATACAGGCCAATCAATTTATCGTTACAGCGGTCGGCATACTCGGCCAGGGCGCAGTCGCCCAGGTAGTTGCCTGTGCCACGGGGGTTGGTGTGGACATAGCCATCGCCCCCCACTGCCGCAAAGGAGGGATGACGGGTATTGATGCCGGTGTCGATAATGCCCACCACCATACCGGCGCCGGTGTAACGCCCACCGTCATGGCTGGTGGTGCCCTCCCAGATGCCCGGAGCGCCTACGTGCTCCGGCCCAATGTCGGTGTGCAGCTCATAGTTTCGAGAGCGCTGAACGAACGCCACTTCGGGCATCTGAGCCAGCCGCATCGCTTCCTGCTGGGTCATCTCGATAGAGAGGGCGTTAATGGCGGTAGTAAACTGGCGCCGTACCTGCCCCTGAACCTGCTGAATCAGCTCCTGCTGGGCACTTAAAAGATGATTGGTGTAGGCGCTGATCGCCGCGCCGGAGGTTCCGGCTGTCCCCGTCCCAAAGAGCTTCTGCCCCTGCTGCTGACGCTGCAGTGCTGGCCTGGTGGCAGCCAGGCCGGGTAAGCGGCCGTCATAAGTGGCGACGGGAGCATCCTGAAGCTGCACGATATAGACGGCCGTACCATCAAATCGCTCCTCCGGCGCAAACTTTTCCTTCGCGGATTTTGGCACCATCGGGATGTTGGCCAGACCATCCCGTCGTAAGGGGCTCAGCTGTTGTTCTGCTTTCTGTGCCTGAGCCTGCTGTTGATGTTGATAGAGCGCCATCGCATCGATGGTTGTTGGAACCTGCTCA containing:
- a CDS encoding LysR family transcriptional regulator, with the translated sequence MRTNMIEIRHLRHFQMLCRKGSFRAAAELLRISQPTLTRSIQRMEELLEVKLLDRRRSGVVLTPYGEAVLRHGERIVRDVRQMSQELEFIHQKDWVELTIGAGPIPAETLIGPVLGSMTERFPTLNLELRVEGWERLLRLLESGELHYLVEEIEATGLAHREGLAVQPLPPQPVVFCCSPKHPLMARQEVTLADLLQYPLALPRNLPRPFWQRHFPMLTEGPMVAGRRFIRFDHFLAVKPAIQGGQVLALTPQLSVHRELVAGQLALLRVVDMEPIQAHYGILSLKGRTAPPAAQQLLAAIEQQAKVVVREEPELYPC
- a CDS encoding SDR family NAD(P)-dependent oxidoreductase; the protein is MSMQIVTGAGSGLGRALTLKLVADGHRVAMMGRTPEKLAALAESLGDRVLPISVELSDPQAVHQAFDYAEAWGGAPQWVVHCAGVGQFGALSGLSREAVEAMLNSNLYSTIWVAQEVVRRWGDREAVLANVLSSAAQTGKAHEAVYCATKWGMRGFLESMRAELKGQPLRLVNLYPSGIRSAFWAGSDHVDSSGFMAPEEAAAYIVDALSAKSSCYVIEMSIGRF
- a CDS encoding S8 family serine peptidase is translated as MNIKSVAMMVASALYSAGTLAGAQGTDEQVPTTIDAMALYQHQQQAQAQKAEQQLSPLRRDGLANIPMVPKSAKEKFAPEERFDGTAVYIVQLQDAPVATYDGRLPGLAATRPALQRQQQGQKLFGTGTAGTSGAAISAYTNHLLSAQQELIQQVQGQVRRQFTTAINALSIEMTQQEAMRLAQMPEVAFVQRSRNYELHTDIGPEHVGAPGIWEGTTSHDGGRYTGAGMVVGIIDTGINTRHPSFAAVGGDGYVHTNPRGTGNYLGDCALAEYADRCNDKLIGLYTHDSITGEYGAASGAEPVGEDYNGHGSHVASTVAGNVLYDVDVVAPEFGGGAGIPMGVAMPRISGVAPHANLISYQVCHPVGGCPGEAMLFAIEQAIKDGVDVINMSIGGSESFPWDDAFEMAFLSAREAGVAVALSAGNAGASRGTDSIYTVDHTSPWVLNVAATTHARSIAISGKALEGLSGGDESLNPGTIEGAGISPAFTGEFVLAADFGDARCNSPFAPGTFLENHIVVCERGDIARIEKAVNVRDGGAGGFVLYNTWDEGDEVADDTYVIPGIHLTAEQYYGDWNTPGLLPWLQSGTGLTGTISASQVDRVVNPEDADWLASFSSRGPSSTVEELFSPGIAAPGVDIFAAWTETNPFDPYGDTRAFNAISGTSMASPHVAGMMTLIRQANPQWTAAEVQSALQMTADSQAIKTPYPIYPYPIKVAGIFRAGHGLANVERAVNAGLVMDESADNFRRANPHNGGRVRDLNLPQMINNDCGRVCSWTRTVRATRDGSWAVESVAGEEHPLFWDYALDPTAKVTITPNQFTLKAGESVDLTVSVAFSDIDLAWYDGAYHHAFGEIQFNSTDGRSPGAYWPYLASYAGKALPNSIEVLTHSDQGQQVVPDVSLGVPAGALTAEAYEPVPAEVHQVALPRLQSGVAMVDSEGFWNTELDNVRVFDVTVAEDTALLRAEVFGRLSSSIDDPLNHYADVDLWVLRDYDGDGRLHLSEAICASQLPQTSKGEYCSIEHPEPGTYKVLLANYILYPWENVDTYEFGIVTLGKTPGQTLTTRFDSNAANPKHSDITIEWHQAPEPGQTLYSAVAVQVEGAEPGSVIMMPVNLHGGEPLLTADASQSAARVGEIVELSVLTQANRTGQDRMVDLAVTLPDGLALIPGSLPDLEGLVTTETGLQWQDVQADTSATQAHYQVSTNLDNPQCRTPWAIDYPDGEPLDGKFVDLTRFGFAPSWGTFYEENEWGWGSWVHDVEIPTFANDFQPFDNGDYFRTDKVVLSSRGWVQADYLQYNPWDIGLHQVQMPMPGEDYGTPPDFVLAPWHNARLDPLTWEQEWTLSMYAPHWDPALSSGVYIAYYDHYTLLSWKGAQTHDKSWDMDWNEVVTPRDDRYDFQMFMREHSSHDEGQFEVIMAYDNLDFGSQDGNGVIGLRGYWGPRAGYNPLYGHSGVAFAEDNLKAALSDGLVVCYDIVNDATSQVQLAFQVEVTDAAYGSEQRVDVEAEVGGVGLLTESTTIAVAANILVKAISDQEVEENGVVEGIPVHYSDSDGGVSPNTISVTGEHITAVVHGHRSGDTFDLVPAPDWYGETEVTVTVSDQVNPNDQHSVSFTLTVLSDGVDPAPEPEPEAPKSDSGSFGWFSLLLLGLLAGRRRH